In a genomic window of Polycladomyces abyssicola:
- a CDS encoding sulfonate ABC transporter substrate-binding protein yields MLGFFKWKRLISTVIALSICLLAGGVLGGCNAGASEADGKVVRIGYQKFGTLSILKARGTLEKRLKSRGVKVEWVHFPAGPQLLEAMNVGSIDIGHTGNTPPIFAQAAKTPLVYVGAGTPKPENEAIVVPKDSPIKSVKDLKGKKVALNKGSNVHDLLLQALDKAGLKYKDIQPVYLPPADARAAFTRKSVDAWVIWDPYYSAAEKELGARTITDGRGYTTNREFILASDTYAKEHGDIVRTILEEVEKTTDWFNQHPDDTAKLLSKQIGMDVGAVKKAITRSKYGLQPMDEGIIREQQRIADSFYHVGLIPERIQVEKAVWNGNRVKTKQERTENR; encoded by the coding sequence ATGCTGGGTTTTTTCAAATGGAAACGGCTTATCTCGACGGTGATTGCTTTATCCATTTGCTTACTGGCTGGAGGGGTGTTGGGAGGCTGCAATGCAGGTGCTTCTGAAGCTGATGGGAAGGTGGTGCGGATCGGTTACCAGAAGTTCGGAACCCTCAGCATCCTGAAAGCTCGCGGAACCCTGGAGAAGCGTCTGAAATCCAGGGGAGTCAAGGTGGAGTGGGTCCATTTTCCTGCGGGTCCGCAGCTCTTGGAGGCGATGAATGTCGGCAGTATCGATATCGGCCATACGGGCAACACACCGCCGATTTTCGCCCAGGCAGCGAAGACGCCACTGGTGTATGTCGGTGCCGGTACGCCCAAACCCGAGAATGAGGCCATCGTGGTACCCAAAGATTCCCCGATCAAGAGTGTCAAGGATCTGAAAGGGAAGAAAGTGGCACTGAACAAAGGCTCCAATGTTCACGATCTCTTGTTGCAAGCATTAGACAAGGCGGGGTTGAAGTATAAAGACATCCAACCTGTCTATCTCCCCCCCGCGGATGCCAGAGCGGCCTTTACCAGAAAAAGCGTGGATGCTTGGGTGATTTGGGATCCGTATTATTCTGCGGCGGAGAAGGAATTGGGTGCCCGAACGATCACTGACGGTCGCGGCTATACGACAAACCGGGAATTCATACTCGCCTCCGATACCTACGCAAAGGAACACGGTGATATCGTCCGCACCATATTGGAAGAAGTAGAAAAAACAACCGATTGGTTCAACCAACATCCCGATGATACGGCGAAACTGCTCTCCAAGCAGATCGGGATGGACGTGGGGGCGGTGAAGAAGGCCATCACACGATCGAAATACGGGCTGCAACCGATGGACGAAGGTATCATTCGGGAACAGCAGCGGATCGCAGATTCCTTCTATCATGTGGGTTTGATCCCCGAAAGAATTCAGGTCGAAAAAGCGGTCTGGAACGGTAATCGGGTCAAAACCAAACAGGAAAGGACGGAGAACCGATGA
- a CDS encoding YezD family protein translates to MNPSTEQVERILKALRGMQYGSVVITVHDSQIVQIDRTEKYRIPLEKSTRAASRSVKGQQQQ, encoded by the coding sequence ATGAATCCGTCTACCGAACAGGTTGAGCGTATTCTTAAAGCGTTGAGAGGAATGCAATACGGCTCCGTAGTGATCACTGTTCACGACTCACAAATCGTTCAGATCGACAGAACTGAGAAATATCGCATCCCTCTGGAAAAGTCTACCCGAGCGGCAAGCCGATCGGTGAAAGGACAGCAACAGCAGTAA
- a CDS encoding sulfite exporter TauE/SafE family protein, with protein sequence MQRLIVLALIGFAAQLVDGALGMAYGVTSTSLLFLFGIAPAVASASVHMAEVITTAASGASHIRFGNVDRTVVIRLVIPGSIGAFIGACFLSNLPGDQVKPYVAAFLFILGFYVLGRFLFGNGNGTERKESTISKRFLIPLGLIAGFVDSTGGGGWGPLTTPILLSRKGLEPRKVVGSVDTSEFAVAVSATLGFLISIGWSNISWTWVAALMIGGIFAAPIAAWLVRIIPSHLLGVLVGGLIIITNAKTLLKTLDWIPSTWHTAIYSALTLLWVGSILLVVWRRVGQKWVSLSK encoded by the coding sequence ATGCAGAGATTGATTGTCCTGGCATTGATTGGGTTTGCTGCACAACTGGTTGACGGTGCATTGGGAATGGCTTACGGTGTCACTTCCACATCCCTGTTGTTTTTGTTTGGTATCGCACCTGCGGTAGCCTCCGCCTCTGTTCATATGGCGGAAGTGATCACCACGGCTGCTTCGGGAGCCTCTCATATCCGGTTCGGCAATGTGGATCGGACTGTCGTCATACGTTTGGTTATTCCAGGTTCGATCGGCGCATTCATCGGTGCTTGTTTCCTCAGCAATCTGCCGGGTGATCAGGTAAAACCGTACGTGGCTGCTTTTCTGTTTATTCTCGGCTTTTACGTACTAGGACGGTTTTTGTTCGGAAACGGGAATGGCACTGAGCGGAAAGAGAGTACCATTTCCAAGCGTTTTCTCATCCCGTTGGGCCTGATTGCAGGGTTCGTCGATTCCACCGGTGGCGGGGGATGGGGACCGCTGACGACGCCGATCCTGCTCAGCCGGAAGGGGTTGGAACCCAGAAAAGTGGTGGGTTCGGTGGATACGAGCGAATTCGCGGTCGCCGTTTCCGCCACTCTCGGCTTCCTGATCTCCATAGGCTGGTCCAATATCAGCTGGACATGGGTTGCGGCGCTGATGATTGGAGGAATATTCGCCGCTCCCATTGCCGCTTGGCTGGTTCGGATCATTCCTTCCCACCTGTTGGGTGTTTTGGTCGGGGGATTGATCATCATCACCAATGCCAAAACTTTGTTGAAGACGCTTGACTGGATTCCTTCTACTTGGCATACCGCCATCTACAGTGCTTTGACCCTGTTGTGGGTGGGCAGCATTCTGCTGGTCGTGTGGCGAAGGGTGGGGCAAAAATGGGTATCCCTGTCGAAATAA
- a CDS encoding DMT family transporter has translation MRIGMWGVVAAAVLWGTAGMTAKVLTTNYGTDPLTIGAFRLLFSAPVLLAATWQESVRTGSIGRLTSRSWLWLVLFGVGVAGYQACYFSAVGQTMVSTATLLTVCTAPLMVSVVASWWLKERWTSTTGWALVLGVIGTSMLIGLHSLQGLTEPRLWQGNLLALAAAACYGGYTLISKRLVGDVPPLLVIGVAFSIGAILSIPVLSWPVLPWQGWLLLVYLGWVPTAMAYVLFIHGMRYVTATSASIWSLAEPLTATLLAITLLGERLSFSGWLGAVILLCSMFLTAKKEAKSNDSTIADKMKT, from the coding sequence ATGAGAATTGGTATGTGGGGAGTAGTAGCAGCGGCCGTATTATGGGGGACGGCTGGAATGACAGCCAAAGTGCTGACGACAAATTATGGAACAGATCCGTTGACGATCGGGGCGTTTCGTTTACTGTTCAGCGCACCGGTGTTATTGGCAGCGACATGGCAGGAGAGCGTCCGCACGGGGAGTATCGGAAGGCTCACAAGTCGTTCCTGGCTTTGGTTGGTGTTGTTCGGAGTGGGGGTTGCAGGGTATCAGGCGTGCTATTTTTCCGCGGTGGGCCAGACCATGGTGTCGACGGCTACCCTGCTCACCGTTTGCACGGCACCACTGATGGTCAGTGTGGTGGCGAGTTGGTGGCTCAAGGAGCGTTGGACCTCAACCACCGGTTGGGCATTGGTATTGGGCGTGATCGGCACGAGCATGTTGATCGGGCTCCACAGCCTGCAGGGATTGACCGAACCGCGCCTGTGGCAGGGTAACCTGCTGGCATTGGCGGCAGCGGCCTGTTACGGTGGCTATACGTTGATCAGCAAGCGATTGGTTGGGGACGTACCTCCGTTGTTGGTGATCGGAGTAGCTTTTTCGATCGGCGCAATCCTGTCGATTCCGGTGCTCAGTTGGCCGGTGCTTCCTTGGCAGGGATGGTTGCTGCTCGTTTATCTGGGCTGGGTCCCGACGGCCATGGCTTATGTGCTGTTTATCCACGGTATGCGTTACGTTACAGCAACATCAGCATCCATTTGGTCATTGGCGGAGCCGTTGACCGCTACGCTGTTGGCCATCACGCTGCTGGGAGAACGGCTGTCCTTCAGCGGATGGTTGGGTGCGGTCATACTGCTGTGTTCCATGTTTTTGACCGCGAAAAAAGAGGCGAAATCAAACGATTCGACCATTGCTGACAAAATGAAAACGTGA
- the mtnA gene encoding S-methyl-5-thioribose-1-phosphate isomerase, protein MTVSMEKIPHPRSVVWREDRLLLLDQRRLPTETVYLELTTPEEVREAIVKLAVRGAPAIGTAAAFGMYLGVKDIPDVDAGRFWSTLRRVGENLRSARPTAVNLAWALERIRRRLETLKERPVSELKAALLAEAHEIQREDADMCRKIGEHLLTLLEDGMGVLTHCNAGGLATAAYGTALAPLYLAKERGWHLRVFADETRPVLQGARLTAYELQQAGIDVTLICDNMAAAVMQKGWVQAVIVGTDRVAANGDVANKIGTYGLAVLAKAHGIPFYVAAPTSSIDLQTATGADIPIEERPAEEVTRGFGAVTAPEGVQVYNPAFDVTPAELVTAIITEHGVIRPPFGPGLQEAVQRSQG, encoded by the coding sequence ATGACGGTCTCGATGGAAAAAATTCCGCACCCGCGTTCCGTTGTTTGGCGGGAAGATCGGCTCCTGCTGCTGGATCAACGGCGCTTGCCCACAGAGACGGTCTATTTGGAGCTGACGACACCTGAGGAAGTGCGGGAAGCAATCGTGAAACTGGCGGTTAGAGGGGCGCCGGCGATCGGGACGGCGGCGGCGTTCGGGATGTATCTGGGAGTAAAGGATATCCCGGATGTGGATGCAGGCCGATTTTGGTCCACCTTGCGCCGGGTGGGGGAAAATCTTCGCTCCGCCCGGCCCACTGCGGTCAACCTCGCTTGGGCGCTGGAACGAATCCGGAGACGGTTGGAAACGCTGAAGGAGCGCCCAGTTTCTGAGCTGAAGGCCGCTTTATTGGCGGAAGCGCACGAGATCCAACGGGAAGATGCAGACATGTGCAGGAAGATCGGTGAGCATTTGCTCACCTTGTTGGAAGACGGGATGGGCGTGCTGACGCATTGCAACGCGGGCGGATTGGCCACGGCAGCCTACGGAACGGCGTTGGCACCATTGTATCTGGCGAAGGAACGGGGATGGCATCTCCGCGTATTTGCCGACGAGACGCGTCCGGTTCTGCAGGGCGCCAGGCTGACCGCATACGAGTTGCAGCAGGCGGGCATTGACGTCACACTGATCTGTGACAACATGGCCGCCGCTGTGATGCAGAAGGGATGGGTGCAGGCGGTGATCGTGGGAACGGACCGCGTTGCTGCCAACGGAGATGTGGCCAACAAAATTGGTACTTATGGACTGGCTGTGTTGGCAAAAGCACATGGGATCCCCTTCTATGTGGCTGCACCGACGTCTTCCATCGATTTGCAGACGGCAACGGGGGCGGACATCCCGATTGAGGAGCGACCTGCCGAAGAAGTCACCCGGGGATTCGGTGCTGTGACCGCTCCGGAGGGGGTTCAGGTGTACAACCCAGCATTCGATGTCACCCCGGCCGAGCTCGTCACTGCGATTATCACCGAGCACGGCGTGATTCGTCCGCCTTTTGGACCTGGTTTGCAAGAAGCGGTTCAACGTTCGCAGGGGTGA
- the mtnK gene encoding S-methyl-5-thioribose kinase: MSNYHPLTEAEAVQYARSVPGLFSEGAVLTSREIGDGNLNLVFHIREEGREKGVILKQALPYARVVGESWPLTLDRARIESEALQVQAKLAEGLVPRVYRYDPDLALTIMEDLTDHIVMRKGLIARQQYPYFAEHMARFLARTLFFTSDFYVDRQEKKEWVRRFLNPQMCDITEGLVFTDPYYDAETNSFNPLIRDEVEAIWRDDALKREIAELKEAFMTQAQALVHGDLHTGSIMVTETSTKVIDPEFAYYGPMGFDIGALFANLLLSYASHEGHTVDREVRIAYQEWLLETIETIWNRFEEQFSALWQEHVKDEMWRVPGYWERFLSRVLQDSAGFAGCKMLRRVIGLAPVADLETIEDPQVRAEAEVLALHIGQALINRRKTLETIGQLTAWVREVAKEKVVK; the protein is encoded by the coding sequence ACCAGCAGGGAAATCGGGGACGGCAATCTGAATCTCGTGTTCCACATTCGGGAGGAAGGCCGGGAAAAGGGAGTCATTCTCAAACAGGCACTCCCTTATGCCCGCGTGGTCGGCGAATCATGGCCGCTTACGTTGGACCGGGCGCGCATCGAATCCGAAGCGTTGCAGGTACAGGCGAAACTGGCGGAGGGTTTGGTTCCCCGGGTGTACAGGTATGATCCTGACCTGGCTCTGACTATCATGGAAGATCTGACCGATCACATCGTGATGCGAAAAGGGTTGATCGCTCGTCAACAATATCCGTATTTCGCTGAGCACATGGCCCGGTTTCTGGCCCGGACGCTCTTTTTCACCTCCGATTTCTATGTAGACCGTCAGGAGAAAAAAGAGTGGGTGCGCCGGTTTCTCAACCCGCAAATGTGCGACATCACCGAAGGATTGGTCTTTACCGATCCCTATTACGATGCAGAAACCAACTCGTTCAACCCGTTGATCAGGGACGAGGTGGAGGCGATTTGGCGGGATGATGCGCTCAAGCGGGAAATCGCCGAACTGAAAGAGGCGTTCATGACGCAGGCGCAAGCGTTGGTACACGGTGATTTACATACTGGTTCCATTATGGTGACGGAGACGAGTACCAAGGTAATTGATCCGGAATTCGCCTATTATGGGCCGATGGGCTTTGACATCGGTGCATTGTTTGCCAACCTGTTGTTGTCCTATGCTTCCCACGAGGGGCATACAGTGGACAGAGAAGTCCGAATCGCCTATCAAGAATGGTTGTTGGAAACGATTGAAACCATCTGGAACAGATTTGAGGAACAATTCTCCGCTTTGTGGCAGGAGCACGTCAAGGATGAGATGTGGCGCGTACCGGGATACTGGGAACGCTTCCTCTCCCGTGTGCTCCAAGACAGTGCCGGTTTCGCCGGTTGCAAGATGTTGCGCAGGGTGATCGGGTTGGCCCCAGTAGCTGACCTGGAGACCATCGAAGATCCGCAGGTTCGCGCGGAGGCGGAAGTGTTGGCTCTCCACATCGGTCAGGCATTGATCAATCGGCGGAAGACGCTGGAGACGATCGGACAGCTGACGGCATGGGTCCGGGAAGTAGCCAAAGAGAAGGTGGTGAAATGA